GTCGATTATGGGCTGCCCGGCGGCACGGGCGTTGAAATCCACCTGTTCGAAGATGCCCTGCAGTTTGGGGTTTTCCCGCGCCACCGCCCGCACGGCGTCGGTCAGGTATTCTCCAATGTCCTGGTTTTTTGAGCAATGGCCGGCCAGCGGGCTGTTTCCGGGATATAAAACCGGACCAGAGCGTGATCTTCATTAACCTGTCCTGAAAATTAATAAACAACAACCATGAAAAGACCAACAACATACTAAACCAGACTCGATCATTTCTTCAAAAAATGAATCCGGTCAGCAGAAGGATAATATGTCTAACTGAAAAAGTTAGGCTATTAATTCAACAGTGACCTTGTATCCAAGAGATTCCAGTTTTTTGATGGACTGTCTTATGACGGTCTCCCGTTTACGTTCCTCATAATAGGCTGGACCAAGCTCAATGTAGCGTTGCTTTTGTTTTAACATATAGTAGACGATAGTTAAGATGCTGTGTGCAACTGCAACGGCAGCGCGGTTCGCTCCACGTCTTGCGGCAAGGCGGTGATACTGACTGGACAGATAGGTATTCTTGGTTCGGGCGGCAGCCCTGGCTGCTTCTACCAGCGCACTTCTTAGTTTCTGGTTTCCCTTGCGCGTTCGTACCGACTTTCGTTTCCCGGCGATTTCATTGTTACCTGGAGACAGTCCTGCCCATGAACATAAATGAGCAGCGGAGGGGAATTGGTCCATATTGGTCCCTGTCTCGGCTAAAATTTGCTCAGCCGTGCGCCGGCCCACTCCGGGAATGGTGTCCAACAGCCCCAGGTCTTCTTCAAAAGGGAGCATTCGCTTCTTAACCTCTTCGTCCAGTTTCTTTATTTCATCGGTGAGAAAGTCGATGTGGCGCATTTGGGTTTTTAGTACCAGTTTCTGGTGCGGTCCAATCAAACCTTTAAGTGCCCGCCGCAAGTCCGCTTTCTTGTTTTTCAGCCTGCGCTGGGCCAGTTCAGATAATATTTCCGGGTCTTCTTCA
The window above is part of the Pelotomaculum thermopropionicum SI genome. Proteins encoded here:
- a CDS encoding transposase and inactivated derivatives; its protein translation is MEVVYNRCCGLDVHKKTVVACIITPEGKEIRTFSTMTDDLISMVDWIKDKGCTHVAMESTGSFWRPIYNLLELEGIQALVVNAKHIKNVPGRKTDVKDAEWIAGLLRHGLLQGSYIPSRDQRELRELIRYRRSLIEERAREINRIQKVLEGANIKLSSVASDVLGKSGRAMIEAMIAGEEDPEILSELAQRRLKNKKADLRRALKGLIGPHQKLVLKTQMRHIDFLTDEIKKLDEEVKKRMLPFEEDLGLLDTIPGVGRRTAEQILAETGTNMDQFPSAAHLCSWAGLSPGNNEIAGKRKSVRTRKGNQKLRSALVEAARAAARTKNTYLSSQYHRLAARRGANRAAVAVAHSILTIVYYMLKQKQRYIELGPAYYEERKRETVIRQSIKKLESLGYKVTVELIA